One segment of Bacteroides caecimuris DNA contains the following:
- a CDS encoding beta-galactosidase — protein MKNKIIALLILFTVILFSSAEAQTTARKFEVGKNSFLLDGKPFVVKAAELHYTRIPQAYWNHRIEMCKALGMNTICIYIFWNIHEQEEGKFDFSGQNDIAAFCKLAQLHGMYVIVRPGPYVCAEWEMGGLPWWLLKKKDVALRTLDPYYMERVGIFMKEVGKQLAPLQVDKGGNIIMVQVENEYGSYGTDKPYVSAVRDLVRESGFTDVPLFQCDWSSNFTNNALDDLIWTVNFGTGANIDQQFKKLKELRPETPLMCSEFWSGWFDHWGRKHETRPAKDMVQGIKDMLDRNISFSLYMTHGGTTFGHWGGANNPAYSAMCSSYDYDAPISEAGWTTEKYFLLRDLLKTYLPAGEALPEVPAALPVIEVPEFHFTKIAPLFSNLPDAKQSVDIQPMEQFNQGWGTILYRTTLPEAVTSGTTLKITEVHDWAQIYANGKLLARLDRRKGEFTTTLPALKKGTQLDILVEAMGRVNFDKSIHDRKGITEKVELLSGNQAKELKNWIVYNFPVDYSFIKNKNYKDTKILPTMPAYYRSSFKLDKVGDTFLDMSTWGKGMVWVNGHAMGRFWEIGPQQTLFMPGCWLKEGENEILVLDLKGPAKASIKGLKKPILDVLREKAPETHRKDGEKLKLAGEKVIHEGAFTPGNGWQEVRFAAPARGRYFCLEALSPQANDNIAAVAEFDVLGADGKPVSREHWKIRYADSEETRSGNRTADKVFDLQESTFWMTVDNVPYPHQLVIDLSKVETVTGFRYLPRAEKEYPGMIKEYRVYVKSADFNY, from the coding sequence ATGAAAAACAAAATCATTGCTTTACTGATACTTTTTACAGTTATTCTCTTTAGTAGTGCAGAGGCGCAGACTACTGCCCGCAAGTTTGAAGTAGGCAAGAATTCTTTCTTGCTTGATGGAAAACCATTTGTGGTGAAAGCGGCAGAATTGCATTACACCCGTATCCCACAGGCTTACTGGAATCATCGCATAGAGATGTGCAAAGCATTGGGAATGAATACGATTTGCATTTATATTTTCTGGAATATCCACGAACAGGAAGAAGGAAAGTTCGACTTCTCCGGTCAGAATGATATTGCTGCTTTCTGTAAACTTGCGCAGCTACATGGAATGTATGTTATTGTCCGCCCCGGCCCGTATGTGTGTGCGGAATGGGAGATGGGAGGACTTCCCTGGTGGCTGTTAAAGAAAAAAGATGTGGCCTTGCGCACGCTTGATCCTTATTATATGGAACGGGTAGGCATTTTTATGAAAGAGGTCGGCAAACAACTGGCTCCGTTGCAAGTGGATAAAGGAGGAAACATTATCATGGTTCAGGTGGAGAACGAGTATGGCTCTTACGGAACCGATAAACCATACGTTTCTGCCGTGCGTGATTTGGTACGTGAATCCGGTTTTACCGATGTGCCTCTGTTTCAATGCGACTGGAGCAGTAACTTTACCAATAACGCACTCGACGACCTGATTTGGACTGTGAATTTCGGAACTGGGGCTAATATCGACCAGCAGTTTAAGAAACTGAAAGAGCTTCGTCCCGAAACTCCGCTGATGTGCAGTGAGTTCTGGAGCGGATGGTTCGACCACTGGGGACGGAAACATGAAACACGTCCTGCCAAAGATATGGTGCAGGGCATCAAAGATATGCTCGATCGCAACATCTCCTTCAGCCTTTACATGACTCACGGAGGAACGACTTTCGGACATTGGGGTGGTGCCAACAATCCTGCCTACTCCGCTATGTGCAGTTCTTACGACTATGATGCCCCGATCAGCGAAGCCGGATGGACGACAGAGAAATACTTTCTCCTTCGCGATCTGCTGAAAACATATCTTCCTGCCGGTGAAGCGCTGCCGGAAGTTCCTGCTGCACTGCCTGTCATTGAAGTGCCCGAATTTCATTTCACCAAAATAGCTCCGCTTTTCTCCAACTTGCCGGATGCCAAACAGTCGGTGGATATCCAGCCGATGGAACAATTCAACCAAGGGTGGGGAACGATCCTGTATCGTACCACATTGCCCGAAGCAGTAACCTCAGGCACTACATTGAAAATCACCGAAGTGCACGACTGGGCACAAATCTACGCCAATGGCAAACTGTTGGCTCGCCTCGACCGCCGCAAAGGAGAATTTACCACTACCTTGCCGGCCTTGAAGAAAGGCACACAACTGGATATTCTGGTAGAGGCAATGGGACGTGTCAACTTTGATAAGTCCATCCACGACCGGAAGGGAATCACCGAAAAGGTAGAACTCCTTTCGGGCAATCAGGCGAAAGAACTGAAAAACTGGATTGTATATAACTTCCCCGTAGACTACTCATTTATCAAGAACAAGAACTACAAGGACACGAAAATATTACCGACTATGCCCGCTTACTATCGATCATCTTTCAAACTCGATAAAGTAGGCGACACTTTCCTCGACATGAGCACATGGGGTAAAGGTATGGTATGGGTGAACGGTCATGCGATGGGGCGTTTCTGGGAAATCGGTCCGCAACAGACCCTCTTTATGCCGGGTTGCTGGCTCAAAGAAGGAGAGAATGAAATTCTCGTATTAGATTTGAAAGGTCCTGCCAAGGCTTCTATCAAAGGCTTGAAGAAACCTATTCTTGATGTGCTTCGTGAAAAAGCTCCCGAAACACACCGCAAGGATGGAGAAAAACTGAAACTGGCAGGTGAGAAAGTAATACATGAAGGTGCTTTCACTCCGGGCAACGGCTGGCAGGAAGTACGATTTGCTGCTCCGGCGAGAGGACGTTATTTCTGTTTGGAAGCCCTTTCTCCGCAAGCCAATGATAACATCGCAGCAGTGGCAGAGTTCGATGTCCTGGGAGCTGATGGCAAACCGGTATCTCGTGAGCATTGGAAGATTCGTTATGCCGATAGCGAAGAAACGCGTAGCGGCAACCGTACAGCCGATAAGGTATTCGACTTGCAGGAATCTACTTTCTGGATGACCGTGGACAATGTTCCTTATCCTCATCAATTGGTGATTGACTTGAGTAAAGTGGAAACAGTGACCGGCTTCCGCTATCTGCCCCGTGCCGAAAAAGAATATCCGGGCATGATTAAAGAATATCGGGTGTATGTGAAATCTGCTGACTTTAACTACTAA
- a CDS encoding glycoside hydrolase family 97 protein: MKKIISALLAGCCLTSLTAQDVVVKGPDEKLQLVVFTSPAEKPSYSITYNGKTMLEKSPLGMNTNIGDFAKGMKLTGHTVTPIDTVYHQDRIKTSQVHYQANELNCHFENPKGQKIDVVFRVGNNDVAFRYTLPRQDGKGSVTVTAEETGFRFPQQTTTFLCPQSDAMIGWKRTKPSYEEEYKADAPMSDRSQYRHGYTFPCLFRIGDDGWVLVSETGVDSRYCGSRLSDVSEDNLYTIAFPMAEENNGNGTVAPAFALPGATPWRTITVGETLKPIVETTVAWDVVRPLYETKYDYRFGRGTWSWILWQDGSINYDDQVRYIDFAAAMGYEYALIDNWWDTNIGRDRMKSLVEYARSKGVELFLWYSSSGYWNDIEQGPVNRMDNAIIRKREMKWLQSLGVKGIKVDFFGGDKQETMRLYEDILSDADDHGLMVIFHGCTIPRGWERMYPNYVGSEAVLASENMIFNQHFCDEEAFNACLHPFIRNTVGSMEFGGCFLNKRLNRNNDGGTTRRTTDIFQLATTVLFQNPVQNFALAPNNLKDVSPVCMDYMKAVPTTWDETRFIDGYPGKYVVLARRHNDTWYLAAVNAGKETLKLKLDLEMFAGKTVSLYKDDKKGAPQLVPLKVKENGKVQLEILPQGGAVLVNK; encoded by the coding sequence ATGAAGAAGATAATAAGCGCTCTGCTGGCTGGTTGCTGTCTGACTTCGCTGACGGCACAAGACGTGGTCGTGAAAGGACCGGATGAAAAACTGCAATTGGTTGTCTTTACTTCCCCTGCCGAAAAGCCAAGTTATTCCATTACCTATAATGGGAAAACCATGCTGGAGAAATCACCTTTGGGTATGAACACGAATATCGGTGACTTTGCTAAAGGAATGAAACTGACAGGGCATACGGTCACCCCGATTGATACTGTCTACCATCAGGATCGTATTAAAACCTCACAAGTGCATTATCAGGCAAACGAGCTGAACTGTCATTTTGAGAATCCGAAAGGACAGAAAATAGACGTTGTCTTTCGTGTCGGCAACAATGATGTAGCTTTCCGTTATACTCTGCCGCGTCAGGATGGAAAAGGAAGTGTAACGGTGACTGCCGAAGAAACCGGTTTTCGTTTCCCGCAACAGACTACTACTTTCTTGTGTCCGCAAAGCGATGCCATGATAGGATGGAAACGCACAAAACCCAGTTATGAGGAAGAATACAAGGCAGATGCTCCGATGAGTGACCGTTCCCAGTACAGGCATGGTTACACATTCCCTTGCCTGTTCCGTATCGGTGACGATGGTTGGGTGCTGGTCAGCGAGACAGGAGTGGACAGTCGATATTGCGGCTCACGTTTAAGCGATGTGAGCGAAGATAATCTGTATACGATTGCTTTCCCGATGGCAGAAGAAAATAACGGCAACGGAACGGTTGCTCCGGCATTTGCCTTGCCGGGAGCTACTCCCTGGCGTACTATCACTGTCGGCGAGACTTTGAAACCGATTGTGGAAACAACTGTTGCGTGGGATGTCGTGCGTCCTCTTTATGAAACAAAATATGACTACCGTTTCGGACGCGGCACATGGAGCTGGATTCTTTGGCAGGATGGTAGTATCAACTATGACGATCAGGTGCGATATATTGATTTTGCTGCGGCAATGGGATATGAGTATGCGTTGATTGATAACTGGTGGGATACGAACATCGGTCGCGACCGCATGAAGTCTTTGGTAGAATACGCACGTAGTAAAGGCGTGGAACTCTTCTTATGGTATAGCTCTTCCGGTTATTGGAATGATATTGAGCAAGGACCGGTTAATCGCATGGACAACGCCATTATTCGCAAACGGGAGATGAAATGGTTGCAGAGTCTCGGAGTAAAAGGCATTAAAGTTGATTTCTTTGGTGGCGACAAGCAAGAAACGATGCGCCTGTATGAAGATATCTTGAGTGATGCCGACGATCACGGCCTGATGGTGATCTTCCACGGTTGTACAATCCCTCGCGGATGGGAACGCATGTATCCGAATTATGTTGGTAGTGAAGCCGTACTGGCATCCGAGAATATGATATTCAACCAACATTTCTGCGATGAAGAAGCCTTCAATGCTTGCCTACATCCGTTTATCCGCAATACGGTGGGTAGCATGGAATTCGGCGGCTGTTTCCTGAACAAGCGACTGAACCGCAACAATGACGGAGGAACTACGCGTCGCACTACTGATATATTCCAACTGGCCACTACCGTATTATTCCAGAATCCGGTACAAAACTTTGCGCTTGCTCCCAACAACCTGAAAGATGTTTCTCCTGTTTGTATGGACTATATGAAAGCAGTTCCTACCACTTGGGACGAAACACGCTTCATTGATGGATATCCTGGGAAATATGTCGTGTTGGCACGTCGTCACAATGATACTTGGTATCTGGCTGCTGTGAATGCAGGAAAAGAAACGTTGAAGTTGAAACTGGATTTAGAGATGTTTGCCGGAAAAACAGTTTCTCTGTATAAGGATGATAAAAAAGGAGCACCACAGCTAGTGCCGTTGAAAGTAAAAGAGAACGGTAAAGTACAGCTGGAGATTCTTCCGCAGGGAGGTGCTGTATTGGTAAACAAATAG
- a CDS encoding alpha-L-arabinofuranosidase C-terminal domain-containing protein, whose translation MRKLFLFLVVLFLSFQQVTLAAIKEMTSTPDSVYLFSFATSGDDGRSGLRFAWSMDKENWFEVGRNYGYLRCDYSRWGAQKKMLDPYLKHSPAGEWICTWKLNDRDGYGQSTSKDLINWTSQKYPRTTSDFDGTRVKAVVAGEEHKGTINRVAWTLVDGLNKNYDWNQYRNSLYGERPVQDGERFTGLKPVKATVTVQPERAKAISDVLLGAFFEDINYSADGGLYAELIQNRDFEYDPSDREGDKNWNSTHSWTLKGDKTTFAINTTDPIHANNPHYAVLNVERPGATLENTGFDGIALNVGEKYDFSIFARVPQGKSNKLQVRLVDGEGNICGETSLTVSSRQWKTYKTVITAKATADTRLEIIPQSAGELNLDMISLFPQHTFKGRKNGLRKDLAQVLADIHPRFIRFPGGCVAHGDGLKNIYQWKNTVGPLEARKAQRNLWGYHQSMGLGYFEYFQFCEDIGAEPLPVLAAGVPCQNSACHGDLRGGQQGGIPMSEMGAYIQDILDLIEWANGDAKKTKWGKVRAEAGHPKPFNLKYIGIGNEDLITDIFEERFTMIFNAIKEKYPEIIVVGTVGPFNEGTDYVEGWKLADKLGVPMVDEHYYQTPGWFLNNQDFYDKYDRSKKTKVYLGEYATHIPGRKANIETALTEALYLATLERNGDVVHMTSYAPLLAKEGHTQWNPDLIYFNNREVKPTTGYYVQKLYGQNAGNEYLPSKITLDNKDDKVQKRFASSIVRDSASGDVIVKLVNLLPVEVNTHVDLSGIGVIQPSAKRTVLTGKPADTPLPVEDTVEVAEQFDCQLPAYSFTVIRIKKANEK comes from the coding sequence ATGAGAAAATTATTCCTGTTTTTAGTTGTTTTGTTTTTGTCGTTTCAGCAAGTCACTTTAGCTGCCATCAAAGAAATGACGAGTACCCCCGATTCGGTTTATCTCTTTTCCTTCGCTACTTCCGGAGACGACGGACGCAGCGGACTTCGTTTTGCCTGGAGCATGGATAAAGAAAACTGGTTTGAAGTCGGCCGGAACTACGGATATCTCCGGTGTGATTACAGTCGCTGGGGAGCACAGAAGAAGATGCTCGATCCTTATTTGAAACATTCGCCAGCGGGCGAATGGATATGTACTTGGAAATTGAATGATCGTGATGGATACGGTCAGTCCACTTCTAAAGACTTGATAAACTGGACCAGCCAGAAATATCCCCGTACTACTTCCGATTTTGACGGAACAAGAGTGAAAGCCGTAGTTGCCGGAGAGGAGCATAAAGGAACTATCAACCGGGTAGCGTGGACTTTGGTAGATGGATTAAATAAGAATTATGACTGGAATCAATATCGGAACTCATTGTATGGAGAACGTCCGGTGCAGGATGGAGAACGTTTTACCGGTTTGAAGCCTGTAAAAGCAACGGTCACCGTACAGCCCGAACGTGCCAAAGCCATCAGCGATGTCTTGTTGGGTGCTTTTTTTGAAGATATTAATTATTCGGCAGACGGAGGACTCTATGCAGAGCTGATCCAGAACCGTGATTTCGAATACGACCCTTCAGACAGGGAAGGGGATAAGAACTGGAATAGTACTCATTCCTGGACACTGAAAGGAGATAAAACCACTTTTGCCATTAACACTACCGATCCTATTCATGCCAATAATCCACATTATGCCGTATTGAATGTAGAACGACCGGGAGCCACGTTAGAAAATACGGGCTTTGATGGTATCGCGCTGAATGTCGGAGAGAAATATGATTTTTCCATATTTGCGAGGGTTCCGCAGGGTAAATCAAATAAATTGCAAGTTCGTTTGGTAGATGGAGAAGGAAATATATGTGGAGAGACTTCTCTGACTGTATCTTCCCGCCAATGGAAAACGTATAAAACAGTGATTACTGCCAAAGCCACCGCAGATACTCGCCTTGAAATCATTCCCCAATCTGCTGGAGAGTTGAATCTGGATATGATTTCCCTGTTTCCGCAGCATACATTTAAAGGACGTAAGAACGGACTCCGCAAGGATCTGGCTCAAGTGTTAGCTGACATTCATCCCCGTTTCATCCGTTTTCCCGGTGGCTGTGTGGCTCATGGTGATGGTCTGAAGAATATCTATCAATGGAAAAACACGGTCGGTCCGTTAGAAGCAAGAAAGGCTCAACGCAACCTTTGGGGATATCATCAAAGCATGGGACTGGGATATTTTGAATATTTTCAATTCTGCGAAGATATTGGTGCGGAACCGCTTCCGGTATTGGCTGCTGGTGTTCCTTGCCAGAACTCTGCCTGTCACGGTGACTTGAGAGGCGGACAGCAAGGCGGTATCCCAATGAGCGAAATGGGGGCTTATATTCAGGATATTCTTGATCTGATAGAATGGGCAAACGGCGACGCTAAGAAGACAAAGTGGGGAAAGGTACGTGCCGAAGCAGGCCATCCGAAACCTTTCAACCTGAAATACATTGGTATCGGAAATGAAGATCTCATCACCGATATCTTCGAAGAACGTTTTACAATGATATTTAATGCCATCAAGGAAAAATATCCGGAAATAATCGTTGTAGGTACAGTAGGACCGTTCAATGAAGGAACAGACTACGTAGAAGGATGGAAACTGGCCGACAAACTGGGTGTGCCGATGGTGGACGAACATTATTATCAGACTCCGGGATGGTTCCTGAACAATCAGGATTTCTACGATAAATACGACCGTTCGAAAAAGACAAAAGTATATCTGGGCGAATATGCGACTCATATCCCGGGACGAAAAGCGAATATCGAAACTGCACTGACGGAAGCTCTTTATCTTGCTACCCTGGAACGCAATGGAGACGTTGTACACATGACTTCTTATGCTCCTCTTCTCGCCAAAGAAGGACATACCCAATGGAATCCGGATTTGATTTACTTCAATAACCGGGAAGTGAAACCTACCACCGGATATTATGTGCAGAAACTCTACGGACAGAATGCCGGAAACGAATATTTGCCGTCGAAAATCACTTTGGATAATAAAGACGATAAAGTGCAGAAACGTTTTGCTTCTTCCATTGTCCGTGATTCGGCTAGTGGAGATGTAATTGTGAAGTTGGTCAACTTACTTCCTGTAGAGGTGAATACCCATGTCGACCTTTCCGGAATCGGTGTGATACAGCCTTCTGCAAAGAGAACCGTACTGACCGGCAAACCGGCAGATACTCCGCTACCTGTTGAGGATACGGTGGAAGTGGCAGAACAGTTTGATTGCCAATTGCCTGCCTACTCTTTTACGGTGATCCGGATAAAAAAGGCAAATGAGAAATAA
- a CDS encoding glycoside hydrolase family 43 protein translates to MIIDMKKNIILFALLFVGVLTGYCQQSAYLFVYFTGNRMSEEAVRMAVSLDGYNYKALNGNQPVLDSRVISSTGGVRDPHILRCEDGKTFYMVVTDMVSANGWSSNRAMVLLKSKDLVHWTSNIVNIQKKYPDQENLKRVWAPQTIYDKEAGKYMIYWSMQHGNGPDIIYYAYANKDFTDIEGEPKPLFLPKNEKSCIDGDIIYKDRLYHLFYKTEGNGNGIKKATTSSLTSGQWTESDDYKQQTKDAVEGAGIFPLIGSDKYILMYDVYMKGKYQFTESADLEHFKVIDHAVSMDFHPRHGTVIPITQKELQRLFKAYGKPEGF, encoded by the coding sequence ATGATAATAGATATGAAGAAAAATATAATCCTTTTCGCACTCCTTTTCGTAGGAGTGTTGACTGGATATTGCCAACAATCTGCTTACCTGTTCGTTTATTTCACCGGCAATCGCATGAGTGAAGAAGCCGTCAGGATGGCTGTTAGTCTCGACGGATATAATTATAAAGCCTTGAATGGAAATCAACCGGTACTTGATTCCCGTGTGATTAGTTCAACAGGCGGAGTGCGCGATCCTCATATTTTACGTTGTGAAGATGGGAAGACATTTTATATGGTAGTTACAGACATGGTATCTGCCAATGGATGGAGTTCTAATCGCGCCATGGTATTGCTGAAATCGAAAGACCTTGTACACTGGACTTCCAATATCGTAAATATCCAGAAGAAATATCCCGATCAGGAAAACCTGAAACGTGTGTGGGCGCCACAAACGATTTATGACAAGGAAGCCGGAAAATACATGATCTATTGGTCCATGCAACATGGCAATGGTCCGGACATCATTTATTATGCTTATGCTAACAAGGATTTTACCGATATAGAAGGAGAACCGAAACCACTGTTTCTTCCGAAAAACGAAAAGTCATGTATTGACGGCGACATCATTTATAAAGACAGGCTTTATCACTTGTTCTATAAAACGGAAGGGAATGGAAATGGCATTAAGAAGGCTACTACTTCCTCTCTGACCTCCGGACAGTGGACGGAATCAGATGACTATAAGCAGCAGACGAAGGATGCAGTAGAGGGTGCGGGCATCTTTCCATTGATTGGCTCGGATAAGTATATCTTGATGTATGATGTGTATATGAAAGGCAAATACCAGTTTACGGAAAGTGCTGATTTAGAACACTTCAAAGTGATTGATCATGCCGTTAGTATGGATTTCCATCCACGCCACGGTACTGTTATTCCGATTACTCAAAAAGAATTGCAACGCCTTTTCAAGGCGTATGGTAAACCGGAAGGTTTCTGA